A section of the Larus michahellis chromosome 1, bLarMic1.1, whole genome shotgun sequence genome encodes:
- the NR0B1 gene encoding nuclear receptor subfamily 0 group B member 1 has product MACVERCCRCCADGRRHSSILYNILRSQERAAASPAGQGSRPRRGPGQASRGCPCGGWRRRRVALRSPQVACKAASAVLVKTLRFVQNVPCFQELPLDEQLLLVRSCWAPLLVLGLAQDRVHFETVESAEPSMLQRILTTRRQGEQPPPRGPAPGRPHHSPAGGGGPQLPSAGEIQAIKGFLAKCWSLDISTKEYAYLKGTVLFNPDLPGLQCTQYIEGLQREAQQALNEHVRLIHRGDEARFAKLNVVLSLLRSINANVIAELFFRPIIGAVNMDDMLLEMLCAKL; this is encoded by the exons ATGGCCTGCGTGgagcgctgctgccgctgctgtgcGGACGGACGGCGGCACAGCAGCATCCTCTACAACATCCTCAGGAGCCAGGAGCGGGCGGCGGCGTCGCCGGCGGGGCAGGGGTCGAGGccgaggcgggggccggggcaggcgTCCCGCGGCTGCCCGTgcggcgggtggcggcggcggcgggtggccCTGAGGAGCCCGCAGGTGGCCTGCAAGGCGGCCTCGGCCGTGCTGGTGAAGACGCTGCGCTTCGTCCAGAACGTGCCCTGCTTCCAGGAGCTGCCCCTGGACGAGCAGCTCCTGCTGGTCCGCAGCTGCTGGGCGCCgctgctggtgctggggctgGCGCAGGACCGGGTCCACTTCGAGACGGTGGAGAGCGCGGAGCCCAGCATGCTGCAGAGGATCCTCACCACCCGCCGGCAGGGtgagcagcccccgccgcggggacCGGCGCCGGGCCGGCCGCACCACAGCCCCGCCGGCGGTGGCGGCCCGCAGCTGCCCTCGGCCGGCGAGATTCAGGCCATCAAGGGCTTCCTGGCCAAGTGCTGGAGCCTGGATATCAGCACCAAAGAGTACGCTTACCTCAAGGGGACGGTGCTCTTCAACCCGG atctaCCTGGACTGCAGTGTACACAGTACATTGAAGGACTGCAGAGGGAAGCACAACAAGCTCTAAATGAACATGTCAGACTCATTCACAGAGGTGATGAAGCCAGATTTGCCAAGCTGAATGTTGTTCTATCCTTGTTAAGATCTATTAATGCTAATGTGATTGCTGAACTATTCTTTAGGCCTATCATTGGAGCAGTGAACATGGATGACATGCTTTTGGAAATGCTTTGTGCAAAATTATAA